DNA from Candidatus Melainabacteria bacterium RIFOXYA2_FULL_32_9:
TAGTTATGCAAAGCAGAGATGATATAGGTGGTTTTGTAAATGTTGATGGTTATTATTACTGGTCCTCATCACGAGAAGATGGGAGTAACACCAATATATGGGCACAACACTCAAGTAACGGCGAACAAAGCTCGCAAGTCATGACTGGCGCTACTCCTTATTTCTATGTTCGCTGCATTAGGAAAGAATAAGAAGATAATTATTTAAGACTTAACTCAAAAGGAGAAATTTTATATTAAAATTTCTCCTTTTGTAGTAACCTGGTCTATTTCAGTAATTACTATCTTTATCAATTTGTTCTTTAGATCATCCTTGCCATTAATCAAAACAGGTATATAATTATCACTTCGGCCTTTCAATAAACCTGTTTTTTTATCACGTGTCAGCTCAATAAGTACTTCTAATTCCTGATTAAGCTGACTTTTCCTGAATTCCAGGTTTTTTCCTGCTGCAAGTTCAGTCAACATATTATTTCTGATTTTCTTTATTCCCTGTGGAATTTGATTCTCCATTTCAGCTGCTGGTGTCCCTTTTCTTTTGGAATATGTAAAAACATGAATATAGCTAATAGGTAGATTTTCCAGATTTTTATAAGTATCATTAAAAAACTCATCTGTTTCTCCCGGAAATCCAACTATAATATCACTACCTATTGCCAGATTTGGAATATTTTTGGTCAAATTATTTATTAAATCACTATAATATTCAACGCTATAACGTCTGCGCATAAGTTTTAAAATTTCATTATTTCCACTTTGCAGAGAAATATGCAAGTGACGGCAAAATTTCTTTGAATTAATCAATGTTTCTATTAAATCATCAGTAAATTCAATAGGATCAATAGAACTAAGGCGGAATCTTTTTAGCCCTTCAACCTGCTCTATTTCTTTTATAAGATTAGCTAATGAACTTTTAGGCTTTAAATCAAGTCCCCATTGACCAAGATGAATTCCTGACAGAACCAATTCCTGAAATCCTTGTCCTGTTATTAATTCAACCTGCTCAAGAATATCATTAAGATTGTTACTTCTACTATTACCTCTTGCATAAGGGACTATACAGTAAGAACATCTGAAATTACAACCATCCTGAATTTTAATATTTGCTCTTGTCCTGCCTGATGCTGATAAAACCTTTTTATCTTTAAATTCTTTTTCCTGCATAATATCTGAAACTAGTATTTGTGGTTCAGAATCATCAAATAATTCGTTATTATTTAGTAATTCTACCAAGTTCTGCTTTTCAGTATTACCTATAATTAAATTCACATCTTCTAATTGTCTTATTTCCTCTGCCGCAACTTGCGCATAGCATCCTGTAACGATAATTCTAGCAGCAGGATTTCTTCTTTTTGCTTGTCTTATGTAGTATCTTGAATTATTATCACTTTTTCCAGTTACTGAACAAGTATTTATTATATAAAAATCGGCAATTTCATTAAATTTAACTACTTCAAATCCATATTTCACAAGATCATCAGCTAAAATCGATGATTCTAGCTGATTAGCCTTACACCCAAGAGTATTTATAGCAACTTTTTTCATATTTCTTTTAAATTTAGCTGTAACTCCAATATTTTATCCTAAAAATTTTGCT
Protein-coding regions in this window:
- a CDS encoding tRNA (N(6)-L-threonylcarbamoyladenosine(37)-C(2))-methylthiotransferase MtaB, yielding MKKVAINTLGCKANQLESSILADDLVKYGFEVVKFNEIADFYIINTCSVTGKSDNNSRYYIRQAKRRNPAARIIVTGCYAQVAAEEIRQLEDVNLIIGNTEKQNLVELLNNNELFDDSEPQILVSDIMQEKEFKDKKVLSASGRTRANIKIQDGCNFRCSYCIVPYARGNSRSNNLNDILEQVELITGQGFQELVLSGIHLGQWGLDLKPKSSLANLIKEIEQVEGLKRFRLSSIDPIEFTDDLIETLINSKKFCRHLHISLQSGNNEILKLMRRRYSVEYYSDLINNLTKNIPNLAIGSDIIVGFPGETDEFFNDTYKNLENLPISYIHVFTYSKRKGTPAAEMENQIPQGIKKIRNNMLTELAAGKNLEFRKSQLNQELEVLIELTRDKKTGLLKGRSDNYIPVLINGKDDLKNKLIKIVITEIDQVTTKGEILI